Proteins from one Penaeus vannamei isolate JL-2024 chromosome 8, ASM4276789v1, whole genome shotgun sequence genomic window:
- the LOC113825584 gene encoding uncharacterized protein produces the protein MLMENIISAVYERKALWDPAHPLHKNAVVLKNLWGEIGQALNTPEKIARNKWKNARDYYRRELKRKEVRGQNEEPVSSTWPYFQQMAFLRDVIMADMDNCDKQFSTLPWPRTLQRSPRHAGKDRKEGTPGKRKREEEEQEAAEDDMHFFKSLMPHMKDMPSTKKLRLRAQILDLFLLQEDDELEN, from the exons ATGCTTATGGAAAATATTATAAGTGCGGTGTACGAGAGGAAGGCGCTGTGGGACCCGGCTCACCCCCTGCACAAGAACGCCGTCGTGCTCAAGAACCTGTGGGGGGAGATCGGCCAAGCACTGAACACGCCAG AAAAAATAGCCCGAAACAAATGGAAGAACGCCAGAGACTACTACAGACGAGagctgaagagaaaggaggtgCGAGGACAGAACGAAGAACCGGTTTCCAGCACTTGGCCGTACTTCCAGCAGATGGCCTTCCTCAGGGACGTCATCATGGCCGATATGGATAATTGCGATAAACAGTTCTCAACCCTCCCTTGGCCGCGCACTCTGCAGAGGAGCCCCAGACACGCAGGCAAAGACCGCAAAGAGGGCACGCCggggaagaggaagcgggaggaagaggagcaagaagccGCGGAAGACGACATGCACTTCTTCAAGAGCCTCATGCCTCACATGAAGGACATGCCGAGCACCAAGAAGCTCCGGCTGAGGGCGCAGATCCTGGACCTGTTCCTGTTGCAGGAGGATGACGAGTTGGAGAACTAG